The nucleotide window CTGCCTCAATTTCCTGCGCCTCAGCCTGACGCAGCTCAACGTCTACGTGGCGCGCGCCGAGCTCGAAGCCGAAGCGGCGCGGCGGCGCGCCGAAGCGCTCATGGCGCTCCTCCAGCAGATCGCCGACGTCGCCCGGCCCGAGGTCGACCCCACCGCGCTGCCCGCGCTGGTGCGCCGCATCCGGAAGCTCGCGATGGGTCTCGCGCGCGGGAAGCCGAGCGTCGTCTGAGGCGCCGCGATGGCCGTGGTGCGCGAGGCCGCCGGGCAGGCGACGCCCGCCTTCAATCGACGTCCCACACGACCTACGTGCCCGCCGCGAAGTAGTCGGCGCGCTTGGCCGCCATCGCTTGGAGAGGGCGAGGCAATGCACGGAAGCAGAGGCTCGCGCCGGCGGCGCCCCTCCGCCCCGACCGCGGCGCTGGCTCGCTACCGCGTCGAGTCGGGCTGCAGCGCCGGCGGCACGTCTTCGCCGGCCTGCCCGCCGAGCAGCGCCGAGAAGTCCGGCTTCTTCTTCTTGCCCGCGGTGGCCTGGGGGCCGCCCATCGCGCACTGTCCCTCGAAGATCGCGCCCTCGTGCACCACGAGCCGCGGGCTCGAGATGTTGCCGACCACTTTGGCCGTGGCGTGCAGCTCGAGCAGCGAGCGCGCCGCGATGTCGCCCGTGACCTGCCCGTGCACGACCACCGAGGCGCCGTTGATCTTCGCCTTCAGCAGGGCGCTCTCGCCGATGGTGAGGGTGTCCTCGGAGTTGATCTCGCCCTCCACCTGGCCCTCGATGCGCACCGCGCCCTCGAAGGCGAGCTTCCCGTTCACCCGGCTCCCCTTGCCGAGGAACGCGCTCGTCCCCGGCGTCTCCTGGGGCTGGGTCTTCTCCCGTTCGAACATCTTCACCTCCTGGGGCGCCGGAGTCTCGGGCGCCGGTGCCGCGACGGCCGCGGGGCGCCTGCCCCGCTGCTCCTGCTCACGATCCCGCCCGAAAAGCGCCATGGCTTCTGCCGGTATATCGGCGTGACCGGCCGATTGCTTGAGACCCCCCCTCAGGCCCCGCGAAAGGCCGGGATCACCTCCTCGGCGAAGGCCTGGATCTCGTCCTCGAAGAAGGGCATGAAGAGCATGAAGATGAAGTGCGTGACGCCGGCTCGTGCATAGCGCTCGACCGTGTCCAGACACTCCTGTTTCTGGCCAATCATGGTCTGGCCGCGCGCCTGCTCCGGCGTCGTCCGCCGCATGGACGCCATCACCTGGCACACGAACTGCTCCCGCTCCGGGGCGGCCCGGTAGCAGAGGGGGAGGAGGACGGTCTTCTCGATCTTCGCCGGGTCGCGGCCGACGCGCTCGCCGTGGCGCGCGATCACCTCGATCAGCGCCCGCATCTCGTCGGGGCTCGCGCCGGCGTTCCACATGTCGGCGTACCGGGCGACGATTCGGAGGAGGACTTTCTTCCCCGTGCCACCGATCATGAAGGGCGGGTGGGGCCGCTGGACGGGCTTGGGGACGCCGATGGCGTCCGTCACCGTGTAGTGCTTGCCGCGGAGCGTGGTGCGCGGCTCGGTCAGCATGCCGCGGATGATCTGGAGCGCCTCCTCGAGGGCTTCGAGACGGCCGCGCACGGTCTTGAAGTCGATGCCGAAGTCGCGGTGCTCGCGCTCGAACCACCCCGCGCCGAGGCCGAGGTTCAGGCGCCCCCCGCTCACGTGGTCCAGGGTTGCCGCCATCTTGGCGGTGACGCACGGATGGCGGTAGGTGTTGCCGCTCACCATCGTGCCGATGCGCGCCCGGCGGGTCGCCTGCGCGAGCGCCGCGAGCGTCGTCCAGCTCTCGAGGCATGGGCCCTCGGGGTCGACGAAGATCGGGTAGAAGTGGTCGAAGTTCCAGAGCGAGTCGTAGCCCCAGGCGTCGGCCTTCTGCCACAGGGCGAGGAGCTCGGCCCACGCGAGGCTCTGCTGCCCGGTCTGGATGCCGAAGCGGATCGGATGGGTGCCCATGCGGCCTCATACACCGACTCGACCGCCAGCGGGAACCGCTGGAGAATGCCCCGCTGACCTGATGTGGGTGCGGTCCGAGGCGGAGCGCTTCGTCACGCCCGAGCTGATCCGCATGGCGACCTTCACCGCGACGGCGGCGGAGCTGGCGGGCACGGCGTGAGGGCCGCGGCTTGACTCGCCGTGTAGGCTCGGCGATGGAGGAGACGATGCCCGCCGATCCCGCCTACCGCGCCGCCGACCCCGACGACTTCGCGGCCATGATCGAGCCCGGCCGCTACGCGCGCCGGTCCTCGGACTTCGAGGAGATCATCGCGCGCACCGAGGAACACTTCTGGAACCCGGAGGACGCGGACTACGTCGATTTCGCGACCCCGTTTGCCACCGACGAGGAGACGATCGTCCCCACCTGGTTCGTCCTCGAGAGCAACACCGCGGTCTGGGACCGCCTGGACGAGGGCCAGCGCATCAAGCTCACCAACGAGAGCGCGCGCTGGAGCCTCTCGAACATCCTGCACGGCGAGCAGGGCGCGCTCAGCCTCTCGGCGAGCCTGTGCGACATCTTCCTTGACCCGGGCGCGCAGGAGTACGCCGCCAACCAGGCACGCGAGGAGGCGCGCCACGTGCACGCCTTCACGAAGTACGTGGACGCGCGCTTCGGGGGCGCCGTCCTCCCGGTCGGCGACACCGTGGGGCGGCTCCTCGGCGAGCTGGTCGCCACGCCCGTCGTCTACAGGAAGATCATCGGCATGCAGATGCTCGTGGAGGGTGTGGCGATGGGCGCCTTCACGACCCTCTACAAGATCGCCCAAGACCCGCTGCTCCGCCGCGTCTGTCAGCTGGTCATGACCGACGAGGCCTTCCACCACAAGTTCGGCAAGATCTGGGCCCACGCCACCATCCCGCAGCTCGAGGGGGCCGAGCGGGACGCGGTCGAGGACTGGGCGCTCGAGTGCTTCAACACGCTCCTCTTCAACCTGGTGAACCCCGAGCAGAAGCGGCTCATCTACCCGCAGTTCGGGCTCGACTGGCAATGGGTGCGCGACGCCGTCCTGGAGGCGCGCACGGACGCCCACCGGCGCGCCCTGATGCAGCGCTCGAGCAACGTCTTCCGCACGCTCATCAAGACGCTGCTCAAGGCGGGCATCGTCACGGAGCGGACGCGCGCGGCGTACGCCGTGTGGGTCGACCTCGACGAGCTCGCCGCGGAGGGCGACCGGATGGTCGGCGACGAGGTGGCGGAGGAGGGGATCAGGTCGCTCAAGGCGATCAACGCGGGGAAGCGGAAGGTCGTGCGCCGGCTCGGGGCGTGAAGCGCCTCATTTCACCCTCTGCGCGACGACGAGATGCTGCGCCCCGGTGGCTCGCAACCCGGGCATGCCTCTGTCCGCCAACCACTGCAGAGCCTGGTGCAGCTTCGCGCCGGTGGCGTCTGACAGCAACGTGTAGCCCTCGAGCGAGAAGGGTCCGAACCCCAGCGTCAAGCTCTTGATCCTGCGCAATCCCGCAGCAGCCAGAAGCCCGTCCAGCTGCCGCCGAGAATACAGCCGCGGGCGAACGGACGGCGCCGAAGCCGTCCTCAGGCCGAGCGCCGCAAGCACGCACCTGAGCGCCTTGCGCGACAACGAGAATAGCGGCGCGAGCCGGGGGTCGAGCAAGTTGATCAGCCGCAGGCGATTCTCCGACGAGATCACGAGGTGTCCGCCTCGATCGAGAACGCGACCGATCTCCGCGAGGGCGATCCCGGGCGAGTGGAGCCACGGCAGCACCCCCAGCGCGACGACGAGAGAAAAGACGCGGCTGTGAAAATCAAGCCGGTGAACATCGTCACCGCTGGCAGTGACCCGGTTCCGGACGTCGGCCTCACGCACCCGCGAGCGCGTCCACGCAAGCAGCGTGTCCACGGTGTCGACCGTGTCGACGACCAGGCCGCGGGTGGCGAGCTCGGCGGTGACGGACCCCGCGCCACAACCAATTTCCAGCACGCGAGCGCCCCGTGGCACGTGAAGATCGTCGATGAGCTCCAACGCCACGGACCGGCGAAGCCGCTGGATGGCTCCGCCCAGGCCGTCGGCCGCGTCTACGTCCCGCCCATGGGGAGCGATGGACCGGAAGTACCGGTCGACCGATTGCCGGGCCGTCGACGGCGGCGCTGGCCTCGGCGACGCTTCCCGCGGGTCGACAACCTCCGTCATTCGCTCGTGCCCTCCGGTGACTCGGGATCCGATGTGGTTAATCGCAGTCAGGTCGAGGTCGGCCATGACGCAACCCCTCGAACGGGCCGCTGGTCAGCCGGAGACGCAGACTCGCAGGTGACGGACCCGTTGGTCAAGCCAGCCCCGGTTCGGCGGCCATTGGTGGACGTGCGGCTCCCCTGGCATGGGGGTAGCATCACACACGGGAGGTGCTGCACCTGCTGCATGCCGCCGCACTGGCCCGTGAGCCTCACCCGATGCGGCAGTGCGCCATCCCGCGCTTCTCCAGGTAGCGCTGGTGGTAGTCCTCGGCGCGGTAGAACTCCGACGCGGGCGTGATCTCGGTGACGATCGGCCGGCGATGGCGCCCCGACTGCTCCAGGCGCGCCTTCGAGGCGCGCGCCGCCGCCTCCTGCTCCGGGCTGTGGAAGAAGATCGCCGAGCGGTACTGCGCGCCGACGTCCGGGCCCTGGCGGTTCAGCTGCGTCGGGTCGTGGTTCTCCCAGAACACGTCGAGGAGCTGCTCGTAGGAGACGCGCGCCGGGTCGTACTCCACCCGCACGCACTCGGCGTGGCCGGTGCGGCCGGAGCAGACGTCGTGGTAGGTCGGGTTCGGGAGGTGGCCGCCCGAGTAGCCGACGGCGGTCGAGAGCACGCCGGGCACGTGCTGGAAGGCGGCCTCGACACCCCAGAAGCAGCCGGCGGCGAAGGTGGCATTCTCCATGAGCAATCCTCCGCGCCCGAGGATAGCGCGGCCACGCGCTCGTCGCGACTGTCTTGACCCGGCGGGGGAGGGGCGGCTACGAGCGACGGCGATGGCCTGGAGAAAGTCGCCGCCCGAGCTGATCGCCACCTTCGAGCGAGTCGTGCCCGCCGGAGGCGCCGAGCGCCGGCTCATGTTCGGCTACCCGGCCGCGTTCGTGAACGGCAACATGTTTGCCGGCCTGGTCGAGGATCGCGTCGTGCTGCGGCTCGACGAGGCGGGCATCGCCGACGCGAAGCGGGACGGCGCGACCGACTTCGAGCCGATGCCCGGACGCCGCATGACCGGCTGGGTCGCCGTGGCGGGCACGCTCACGGCCGACGAGCCGGGGCTCCGCGGCTGGGTCGCGCGCGCGTTCCGGCACACCGCGGCGCTGCCGGCGAAGGCGGGGCGGAAGGCGAGGGGCAGCCGTCCGCGCCCGCGCCGAGCGCAGCGTGGTCGGCGAGCGAAGTGAGGTGATCCCGTGACGACGCGAGGCTTCCGGGTTGCCGACAGCGACATGCACGTGCTCGAGCCGCCCGATCTCTGGCAGCGCTACATCGATCCGGCCTGGAAGCATGCCGCACCCATCGGCTTGACCGAGCTGCGCCGCGACATGCGGGTCAAGGTCAAGTCGCACGTCGTGCTGCGCATCGGCACGGTGCGCCCGCAGCGCGGCGATGCCGCGGGGCCGTGGAGCACGGCGCAGGACGAGGCGTTTGCAGAGGCGGAGCGG belongs to Deltaproteobacteria bacterium and includes:
- the msrA gene encoding peptide-methionine (S)-S-oxide reductase MsrA, which codes for MENATFAAGCFWGVEAAFQHVPGVLSTAVGYSGGHLPNPTYHDVCSGRTGHAECVRVEYDPARVSYEQLLDVFWENHDPTQLNRQGPDVGAQYRSAIFFHSPEQEAAARASKARLEQSGRHRRPIVTEITPASEFYRAEDYHQRYLEKRGMAHCRIG
- a CDS encoding TfoX/Sxy family protein; protein product: MSNPPRPRIARPRARRDCLDPAGEGRLRATAMAWRKSPPELIATFERVVPAGGAERRLMFGYPAAFVNGNMFAGLVEDRVVLRLDEAGIADAKRDGATDFEPMPGRRMTGWVAVAGTLTADEPGLRGWVARAFRHTAALPAKAGRKARGSRPRPRRAQRGRRAK
- a CDS encoding LLM class F420-dependent oxidoreductase, with amino-acid sequence MGTHPIRFGIQTGQQSLAWAELLALWQKADAWGYDSLWNFDHFYPIFVDPEGPCLESWTTLAALAQATRRARIGTMVSGNTYRHPCVTAKMAATLDHVSGGRLNLGLGAGWFEREHRDFGIDFKTVRGRLEALEEALQIIRGMLTEPRTTLRGKHYTVTDAIGVPKPVQRPHPPFMIGGTGKKVLLRIVARYADMWNAGASPDEMRALIEVIARHGERVGRDPAKIEKTVLLPLCYRAAPEREQFVCQVMASMRRTTPEQARGQTMIGQKQECLDTVERYARAGVTHFIFMLFMPFFEDEIQAFAEEVIPAFRGA
- a CDS encoding polymer-forming cytoskeletal protein yields the protein MALFGRDREQEQRGRRPAAVAAPAPETPAPQEVKMFEREKTQPQETPGTSAFLGKGSRVNGKLAFEGAVRIEGQVEGEINSEDTLTIGESALLKAKINGASVVVHGQVTGDIAARSLLELHATAKVVGNISSPRLVVHEGAIFEGQCAMGGPQATAGKKKKPDFSALLGGQAGEDVPPALQPDSTR
- a CDS encoding ferritin-like domain-containing protein; translation: MEETMPADPAYRAADPDDFAAMIEPGRYARRSSDFEEIIARTEEHFWNPEDADYVDFATPFATDEETIVPTWFVLESNTAVWDRLDEGQRIKLTNESARWSLSNILHGEQGALSLSASLCDIFLDPGAQEYAANQAREEARHVHAFTKYVDARFGGAVLPVGDTVGRLLGELVATPVVYRKIIGMQMLVEGVAMGAFTTLYKIAQDPLLRRVCQLVMTDEAFHHKFGKIWAHATIPQLEGAERDAVEDWALECFNTLLFNLVNPEQKRLIYPQFGLDWQWVRDAVLEARTDAHRRALMQRSSNVFRTLIKTLLKAGIVTERTRAAYAVWVDLDELAAEGDRMVGDEVAEEGIRSLKAINAGKRKVVRRLGA
- a CDS encoding class I SAM-dependent methyltransferase; translated protein: MADLDLTAINHIGSRVTGGHERMTEVVDPREASPRPAPPSTARQSVDRYFRSIAPHGRDVDAADGLGGAIQRLRRSVALELIDDLHVPRGARVLEIGCGAGSVTAELATRGLVVDTVDTVDTLLAWTRSRVREADVRNRVTASGDDVHRLDFHSRVFSLVVALGVLPWLHSPGIALAEIGRVLDRGGHLVISSENRLRLINLLDPRLAPLFSLSRKALRCVLAALGLRTASAPSVRPRLYSRRQLDGLLAAAGLRRIKSLTLGFGPFSLEGYTLLSDATGAKLHQALQWLADRGMPGLRATGAQHLVVAQRVK